The following coding sequences are from one Enterococcus sp. 4G2_DIV0659 window:
- a CDS encoding PTS glucitol/sorbitol transporter subunit IIA, with amino-acid sequence MKAIVTEIGPQALDEKEPIIILFGESATEGLKEYSVIQKFQETQALEMKKGDQLKIDDKEYTITYVGSFANNNLNSIAHVTLIFDEVPKEEAIANGLYLSPSELPKIKVGTTIDYLSHGV; translated from the coding sequence ATGAAAGCAATAGTTACTGAGATCGGCCCACAGGCACTGGATGAAAAAGAACCAATAATCATTTTATTTGGTGAAAGTGCAACAGAGGGATTGAAAGAATATTCTGTAATCCAAAAGTTTCAAGAAACACAAGCATTAGAAATGAAAAAAGGGGACCAACTAAAAATAGATGATAAAGAATACACAATTACGTATGTTGGTTCATTTGCTAATAATAATTTAAATAGTATTGCTCATGTAACATTGATCTTTGATGAGGTTCCTAAAGAAGAAGCAATTGCCAACGGTTTGTACCTTTCTCCAAGTGAACTGCCGAAAATAAAAGTTGGAACAACGATAGACTATTTATCGCATGGAGTGTGA